The following are encoded in a window of Mustela nigripes isolate SB6536 chromosome 1, MUSNIG.SB6536, whole genome shotgun sequence genomic DNA:
- the NOP14 gene encoding nucleolar protein 14 isoform X1: protein MGKARLAAARTRGAGAPAGAQGGRARPNPNPFEVKVNRQKFPVLGRKARHAVGQPGVSRARAVHKRTQTLLKEYKERDKSNVFTDKRFGEYSSTMSPEEKMMKRFALEQQRQHEKKSIYNLNEDEELTHYGQSLADIEKHNDIVDSDSDTEERGTLSAELTAAHFGGGGGLLHKKTPQQQGEEGEKPRSRRELIEELIAKSKQEKRERQAQREGALELTEKLDQDWKEIQTLLTHRTLKSENRDKKERPKPDAYDMMVRELGFEMKAQPSNRMKSEEELAKEEQERLQQLEAARLRRMRGEDEGSEARKPKHLSADDLNDGFVLDKDDRRLLSYTDGKMSIEEEQSGEASDGESEEEQGEDLSEEDPENSSDPDGHSDLESDMDSEEDCGRPSGEPRQALGEGTTSIGHRAQEAARNQLPYTFAAPESYEELKSLLSGRTREEQLVVVERIQTCNHPSLAVGNKAKLEKLFGFLLEYIGDLATDDPPNLRVIDKLVVQLYNLCQMFPDSASDSIKFVLRDAMHEMEGAIEARGRAAFPGLDVLMYLKIAGMLFPTSDLRHPVVTPALVCMSQLLTKCPVLSLQDVVKGLFVCCVFLDYVSLSRRFIPELVNFLLGILYIASPNKCGRGYTLVHPFRASGKNSELLVVSDEEDKATWQRRGLSLHWAYRLKAQNKTEANHTSRAWVGRQLHVDVVYISPKPSGAKCPVGSAAVFRTMTLSAQGHGAAVLPNTTLLSCLAVCLALVKGCTQFYSSLPSFYAIVRPLRALLMEHLAGRSHPPELQELCQSALANLEEPEPRCRPLVCAKSKPEPLKLFTPRLVKVLEFGRKQGSSKQEQERRRLIHKHKREFKGAVREIRRDNQFLARMQLSETLERDAERKRKVKQLFNSLATQEGEWKALKRKKFKK from the exons CGCACCCAGACATTACTGAAGGAGTACAAGGAAAGGGACAAGTCCAACGTGTTCACAGATAAGCGCTTTGGGGAGTACAGTAGCACCATGAGCCCAGAGGAGAAGATGATGAAGAGGTTTGCCCTGGAGCAGCAG cgGCAACATGAGAAAAAAAGCATCTACAACCTAAACGAAGATGAAGAATTAACTCATTACGGCCAGTCTTTGGCAGACATCGAGAAGCATAATGACATTGTTGATAGTGACAGCGACACGGAGGAACGTGGAACACTGTCTG CCGAGCTGACTGCTGCCCATTTCGGAGGTGGTGGCGGGCTACTTCATAAGAAGACCCCGCAACAGCaaggagaagagggggagaagcCGAGGTCACGCAGAGAACTCATTGAAGAGCTCATTGCCAAGTCTAAGCAGGAGAAG agggagagacaggcacaACGGGAAGGTGCTCTGGAGCTCACGGAGAAGCTGGACCAAGACTGGAAAGAAATCCAGACTCTCCTGACACACAGAACTCTCAAGTCTGAGAACAGGGATAAGAAGGAGCGACCCAAG CCTGATGCATATGACATGATGGTTCGCGAGCTGGGCTTTGAAATGAAGGCCCAGCCCTCTAACCGGATGAAGTCAGAAGAGGAGCTGGCCAAGGAGGAGCAGGAGCGGCTTCAGCAGCTAGAG GCTGCACGGCTACGGAGAATGCGTGGTGAGGACGAGGGCAGCGAGGCTAGGAAACCGAAGCACCTGTCCGCGGATGACTTAAATGACGGCTTCGTTCTGGACAAAGACGACAGGCGACTACTGTCCTACACG GATGGGAAGATGAGCATTGAGGAAGAGCAAAGCGGGGAAGCCAGTGATGGTGAGAGTGAAGAGGAGCAGGGTGAAGACCTGAGTGAGGAGGACCCAGAGAACAGCAGTGACCCTGATGGGCACTCAGACCTGGAATCGGACATGGACAGTGAGGAGGACTGTGGGCGGCCCAGCGGAGAGCCCCGGCAGGCCCTGGGCGAAGGGACGACCAGCATTGGGCACAGAGCTCAAGAAGCTGCCAGGAACCAGCTGCCCTATACGTTTGCAG CCCCTGAGTCCTACGAGGAACTGAAATCTTTATTATCGGGAAGGACGAGGGAGGAGCAGCTTGTGGTGGTGGAGAGAATTCAGACCTGCAATCATCCAAGTCTTGCTgtgggaaacaaagcaaaactggaa AAACTATTCGGCTTCCTTCTGGAGTACATTGGAGATTTGGCTACAGATGACCCACCCAACCTCCGAGTGATTGATAAATTGGTTGT GCAGTTATATAACCTTTGCCAAATGTTTCCTGACTCCGCAAGCGACTCTATAAAATTCGTCCTGCGAGATGCCATGCACGAGATGGAAGGGGCCATTGAGGCCAGAGGCCGGGCGGCTTTTCCAGGCCTTGATGTG CTCATGTATTTGAAAATTGCCGGGATGTTGTTTCCGACCTCTGACCTTCGGCACCCTGTGGTGACCCCCGCACTGGTGTGCATGAGCCAGCTGCTCACCAAG TGCCCCGTCCTGTCACTCCAAGACGTGGTGAAGGGCCTGTTCGTGTGCTGCGTGTTCCTGGATTACGTGTCCTTGTCTCGGAGGTTCATTCCTGAGCTCGTGAATTTCCTTCTTGGAATCCTTTACATCGCATCGCCAAACAAGTGTGGCCGTG GTTACACTCTGGTGCATCCTTTCAGAGCATCTGGGAAGAACTCAGAGTTGCTCGTGGTTTCTGATGAAGAGGACAAAGCCACGTGGCAGAGGAGAGGCCTGTCCCTCCACTGGGCCTACAGACTGAAGGCCCAAAATAAGACGGAGGCCAACCACACCAG CAGGGCATGGGTGGGGCGTCAGCTCCATGTGGATGTAGTTTACATTTCCCCAAAGCCGAGTGGTGCCAAGTGTCCAGTCGGGTCCGCAGCTGTATTTCGCACGATGACCCTCTCTGCTCAGGGACACGGGGCAGCTGTCCTGCCCAACACCACGCT aCTGTCCTGCCTGGCTGTGTGTCTGGCTCTGGTGAAGGGCTGCACGCAGTTCTACAGCTCGCTGCCATCCTTCTACGCCATTGTGAGGCCGCTGCGAGCCCTGCtgatggagcacctggctggccgCAGTCACCCCCCCGAGCTCCAG GAACTGTGCCAGAGCGCGCTGGCCAACCTGGAGGAACCTGAGCCCCGCTGCCGGCCACTGGTCTGTGCGAAGAGCAAGCCCGAGCCACTGAAGCTCTTCACCCCCCGGCTGGTCAAAGT cctGGAGTTtgggaggaagcagggaagcagcaagcaggagcaggagcgAAGGAGGCTGATCCACAAGCACAAGCGTGAATTTAAAGGGGCTGTGCGGGAGATCCGCAGGGACAACCAGTTCCTGGCCCGGATGCAGCTCTCCGAGACCCTGGAGCG ggatGCGGAAAGAAAGCGAAAAGTTAAACAGCTTTTTAATAGTCTGGCCACACAGGAAGGTGAATGGAAGgctctgaaaaggaaaaagttcaaaaaataa
- the NOP14 gene encoding nucleolar protein 14 isoform X2, giving the protein MGKARLAAARTRGAGAPAGAQGGRARPNPNPFEVKVNRQKFPVLGRKARHAVGQPGVSRARAVHKRTQTLLKEYKERDKSNVFTDKRFGEYSSTMSPEEKMMKRFALEQQRQHEKKSIYNLNEDEELTHYGQSLADIEKHNDIVDSDSDTEERGTLSAELTAAHFGGGGGLLHKKTPQQQGEEGEKPRSRRELIEELIAKSKQEKRERQAQREGALELTEKLDQDWKEIQTLLTHRTLKSENRDKKERPKPDAYDMMVRELGFEMKAQPSNRMKSEEELAKEEQERLQQLEAARLRRMRGEDEGSEARKPKHLSADDLNDGFVLDKDDRRLLSYTDGKMSIEEEQSGEASDGESEEEQGEDLSEEDPENSSDPDGHSDLESDMDSEEDCGRPSGEPRQALGEGTTSIGHRAQEAARNQLPYTFAAPESYEELKSLLSGRTREEQLVVVERIQTCNHPSLAVGNKAKLEKLFGFLLEYIGDLATDDPPNLRVIDKLVVQLYNLCQMFPDSASDSIKFVLRDAMHEMEGAIEARGRAAFPGLDVLMYLKIAGMLFPTSDLRHPVVTPALVCMSQLLTKCPVLSLQDVVKGLFVCCVFLDYVSLSRRFIPELVNFLLGILYIASPNKCGRGYTLVHPFRASGKNSELLVVSDEEDKATWQRRGLSLHWAYRLKAQNKTEANHTRLSCLAVCLALVKGCTQFYSSLPSFYAIVRPLRALLMEHLAGRSHPPELQELCQSALANLEEPEPRCRPLVCAKSKPEPLKLFTPRLVKVLEFGRKQGSSKQEQERRRLIHKHKREFKGAVREIRRDNQFLARMQLSETLERDAERKRKVKQLFNSLATQEGEWKALKRKKFKK; this is encoded by the exons CGCACCCAGACATTACTGAAGGAGTACAAGGAAAGGGACAAGTCCAACGTGTTCACAGATAAGCGCTTTGGGGAGTACAGTAGCACCATGAGCCCAGAGGAGAAGATGATGAAGAGGTTTGCCCTGGAGCAGCAG cgGCAACATGAGAAAAAAAGCATCTACAACCTAAACGAAGATGAAGAATTAACTCATTACGGCCAGTCTTTGGCAGACATCGAGAAGCATAATGACATTGTTGATAGTGACAGCGACACGGAGGAACGTGGAACACTGTCTG CCGAGCTGACTGCTGCCCATTTCGGAGGTGGTGGCGGGCTACTTCATAAGAAGACCCCGCAACAGCaaggagaagagggggagaagcCGAGGTCACGCAGAGAACTCATTGAAGAGCTCATTGCCAAGTCTAAGCAGGAGAAG agggagagacaggcacaACGGGAAGGTGCTCTGGAGCTCACGGAGAAGCTGGACCAAGACTGGAAAGAAATCCAGACTCTCCTGACACACAGAACTCTCAAGTCTGAGAACAGGGATAAGAAGGAGCGACCCAAG CCTGATGCATATGACATGATGGTTCGCGAGCTGGGCTTTGAAATGAAGGCCCAGCCCTCTAACCGGATGAAGTCAGAAGAGGAGCTGGCCAAGGAGGAGCAGGAGCGGCTTCAGCAGCTAGAG GCTGCACGGCTACGGAGAATGCGTGGTGAGGACGAGGGCAGCGAGGCTAGGAAACCGAAGCACCTGTCCGCGGATGACTTAAATGACGGCTTCGTTCTGGACAAAGACGACAGGCGACTACTGTCCTACACG GATGGGAAGATGAGCATTGAGGAAGAGCAAAGCGGGGAAGCCAGTGATGGTGAGAGTGAAGAGGAGCAGGGTGAAGACCTGAGTGAGGAGGACCCAGAGAACAGCAGTGACCCTGATGGGCACTCAGACCTGGAATCGGACATGGACAGTGAGGAGGACTGTGGGCGGCCCAGCGGAGAGCCCCGGCAGGCCCTGGGCGAAGGGACGACCAGCATTGGGCACAGAGCTCAAGAAGCTGCCAGGAACCAGCTGCCCTATACGTTTGCAG CCCCTGAGTCCTACGAGGAACTGAAATCTTTATTATCGGGAAGGACGAGGGAGGAGCAGCTTGTGGTGGTGGAGAGAATTCAGACCTGCAATCATCCAAGTCTTGCTgtgggaaacaaagcaaaactggaa AAACTATTCGGCTTCCTTCTGGAGTACATTGGAGATTTGGCTACAGATGACCCACCCAACCTCCGAGTGATTGATAAATTGGTTGT GCAGTTATATAACCTTTGCCAAATGTTTCCTGACTCCGCAAGCGACTCTATAAAATTCGTCCTGCGAGATGCCATGCACGAGATGGAAGGGGCCATTGAGGCCAGAGGCCGGGCGGCTTTTCCAGGCCTTGATGTG CTCATGTATTTGAAAATTGCCGGGATGTTGTTTCCGACCTCTGACCTTCGGCACCCTGTGGTGACCCCCGCACTGGTGTGCATGAGCCAGCTGCTCACCAAG TGCCCCGTCCTGTCACTCCAAGACGTGGTGAAGGGCCTGTTCGTGTGCTGCGTGTTCCTGGATTACGTGTCCTTGTCTCGGAGGTTCATTCCTGAGCTCGTGAATTTCCTTCTTGGAATCCTTTACATCGCATCGCCAAACAAGTGTGGCCGTG GTTACACTCTGGTGCATCCTTTCAGAGCATCTGGGAAGAACTCAGAGTTGCTCGTGGTTTCTGATGAAGAGGACAAAGCCACGTGGCAGAGGAGAGGCCTGTCCCTCCACTGGGCCTACAGACTGAAGGCCCAAAATAAGACGGAGGCCAACCACACCAG aCTGTCCTGCCTGGCTGTGTGTCTGGCTCTGGTGAAGGGCTGCACGCAGTTCTACAGCTCGCTGCCATCCTTCTACGCCATTGTGAGGCCGCTGCGAGCCCTGCtgatggagcacctggctggccgCAGTCACCCCCCCGAGCTCCAG GAACTGTGCCAGAGCGCGCTGGCCAACCTGGAGGAACCTGAGCCCCGCTGCCGGCCACTGGTCTGTGCGAAGAGCAAGCCCGAGCCACTGAAGCTCTTCACCCCCCGGCTGGTCAAAGT cctGGAGTTtgggaggaagcagggaagcagcaagcaggagcaggagcgAAGGAGGCTGATCCACAAGCACAAGCGTGAATTTAAAGGGGCTGTGCGGGAGATCCGCAGGGACAACCAGTTCCTGGCCCGGATGCAGCTCTCCGAGACCCTGGAGCG ggatGCGGAAAGAAAGCGAAAAGTTAAACAGCTTTTTAATAGTCTGGCCACACAGGAAGGTGAATGGAAGgctctgaaaaggaaaaagttcaaaaaataa